One window of Triticum dicoccoides isolate Atlit2015 ecotype Zavitan chromosome 5A, WEW_v2.0, whole genome shotgun sequence genomic DNA carries:
- the LOC119298626 gene encoding G-type lectin S-receptor-like serine/threonine-protein kinase B120 isoform X2: protein MPMMHSLSVYAILLFLSWPFSSVPLCASDHLLVPGKPLSPGSVLVSEDEVFALGFFSPSSSNSTKKHYYVGIWYNDIPECTVVWVSNRAAPITNLSSVNLAVTSSSDIVISDSNGRVLWRTNNNINIINSSLTTAISVVAMLENTGNFILRSLADGAILWQSFDQPTDTLLPGMNLRLSHNMHPLQQLVAWKGQQDPAPGVFSYGADPNNLLQSFVWNGSRPHRRSPVWINYLLRLYYMDMFKSTIYMALHHAGDEVYMSFGMPTGSFAVLVRINIDYSGKVTVLSWESNMSVWRALYAEPEHECNTYSYCGPYGYCDNTEIIPVCKCLDGFEPRDDKGWIVGRFLQGCRRKEVRRCTRGDGFLTFSGMKVPDKFLHVPNKSFDECTEECKSNCSCVAYAYSSMSNMDIDGDDTRCLVWMGDLIDMENNAQGGENLYVRTYVLQGNLRKVKTIKMVLPFVSSLLIFVCVVFIWAYVNRDDTRKSLLNWPTRFKIITGVASGLLYLHQDSRLTMIHRDLKASNILLDAEMDPKISDFGTARIFSVNEKQGHTNRVVGTFGYMSPEYAMEGIISVKSDVYSFGVLLLEIVSGLKICTTSPSTHSHNLIDHACSLQRDGMLLNLVDPSIIEGCSPDEADEALRCIHIGLLSVQNNPNARPLMSWVVESLDNKAIKLPQLKEPIYFGYQIYGSDGLG, encoded by the exons ATGCCAATGATGCATTCCCTCTCTGTTTATGCCATCCTTTTGTTTCTCTCTTGGCCATTCAGCTCGGTGCCTCTCTGTGCATCCGACCACCTACTTGTCCCTGGCAAGCCGCTCTCCCCTGGTAGTGTTCTTGTCTCGGAAGACGAAGTTTTCGCCCTCGGGTTCTTCTCCCCATCATCATCAAACTCCACCAAGAAGCACTACTACGTCGGAATATGGTACAACGACATTCCGGAGTGCACCGTGGTATGGGTCTCCAACCGGGCCGCTCCCATCACAAACCTTTCCTCTGTGAATCTTGCCGTAACCAGCAGCTCCGACATAGTGATATCTGATAGCAATGGCCGTGTCCTTTGGAGGACGAACAACAACATCAACATCATCAATTCATCATTGACTACCGCCATCTCGGTGGTAGCGATGCTGGAGAACACTGGAAACTTCATCCTCCGGTCGTTGGCCGACGGTGCCATACTGTGGCAAAGCTTCGACCAGCCTACCGACACCCTCCTGCCCGGCATGAATCTCAGGCTCAGCCACAACATGCATCCACTGCAGCAACTGGTTGCTTGGAAAGGCCAGCAAGACCCGGCACCTGGCGTGTTCTCCTACGGCGCAGACCCCAACAATCTCCTGCAAAGCTTCGTCTGGAATGGCTCGAGGCCACACCGGCGAAGCCCGGTATGGATAAACTACCTCCTCCGTTTGTACTACATGGATATGTTCAAGTCTACCATCTACATGGCGTTGCatcacgccggcgacgaggtttaCATGTCGTTCGGCATGCCAACCGGCTCCTTCGCCGTGTTGGTTAGGATCAATATTGACTACTCAGGTAAGGTAACTGTCCTAAGCTGGGAAAGCAACATGTCGGTATGGAGAGCCCTGTACGCAGAGCCTGAACATGAGTGCAATACGTATAGCTACTGTGGTCCTTATGGTTACTGCGACAACACAGAAATCATCCCAGTGTGCAAGTGCTTGGATGGTTTCGAGCCGAGGGACGATAAAGGATGGATCGTCGGACGTTTCTTGCAGGGATGCCGCCGGAAGGAGGTGCGAAGGTGTACCCGTGGAGACGGGTTCTTGACCTTTTCGGGCATGAAGGTCCCTGACAAGTTCCTCCATGTCCCGAACAAAAGCTTTGATGAGTGCACTGAGGAATGCAAAAGCAATTGCTCATGTGTGGCATATGCTTACTCCAGTATGAGCAACATGGATATCGACGGAGATGACACAAGGTGCCTGGTATGGATGGGGGATTTGATCGACATGGAGAACAACGCACAAGGAGGGGAGAACCTCTATGTTCGGACTTACGTATTACAAG GTAACCTGAGAAAGGTCAAAACTATAAAAATGGTATTACCATTTGTGTCAAGTTTGTTGATCTTCGTATGCGTGGTGTTTATTTGGGCCTATGTCAATAGAG ATGACACAAGGAAGTCACTACTCAACTGGCCCACAAGATTTAAGATAATCACAGGTGTAGCCAGTGGCCTTCTTTATCTCCACCAAGACTCCAGATTGACGATGATTCATAGAGATCTCAAGGCAAGCAACATATTGTTGGATGCTGAGATGGACCCCAAAATATCTGATTTTGGTACAGCTAGGATATTTAGTGTCAATGAAAAGCAAGGACACACCAATCGAGTCGTTGGAACATT TGGATACATGTCGCCCGAATATGCAATGGAAGGAATCATCTCCGTCAAGTCTGATGTGTACAGCTTTGGTGTATTACTCCTGGAAATAGTGAGTGGCTTGAAGATCTGCACTACAAGCCCAAGCACGCACTCTCATAACCTTATAGATCAT GCGTGCAGCTTACAGAGGGATGGGATGTTGTTGAATCTTGTCGACCCGTCTATCATCGAGGGTTGCTCTCCTGATGAAGCTGATGAAGCTCTACGGTGCATCCATATTGGACTGTTGTCGGTGCAGAACAACCCAAATGCTCGCCCCCTCATGTCTTGGGTGGTAGAAAGCCTGGATAACAAAGCCATAAAGCTCCCGCAGTTGAAAGAGCCCATATACTTTGGATACCAGATCTATGGAAGTGACGGACTAGGATAA
- the LOC119298626 gene encoding S-locus-specific glycoprotein S13-like isoform X1, which produces MPMMHSLSVYAILLFLSWPFSSVPLCASDHLLVPGKPLSPGSVLVSEDEVFALGFFSPSSSNSTKKHYYVGIWYNDIPECTVVWVSNRAAPITNLSSVNLAVTSSSDIVISDSNGRVLWRTNNNINIINSSLTTAISVVAMLENTGNFILRSLADGAILWQSFDQPTDTLLPGMNLRLSHNMHPLQQLVAWKGQQDPAPGVFSYGADPNNLLQSFVWNGSRPHRRSPVWINYLLRLYYMDMFKSTIYMALHHAGDEVYMSFGMPTGSFAVLVRINIDYSGKVTVLSWESNMSVWRALYAEPEHECNTYSYCGPYGYCDNTEIIPVCKCLDGFEPRDDKGWIVGRFLQGCRRKEVRRCTRGDGFLTFSGMKVPDKFLHVPNKSFDECTEECKSNCSCVAYAYSSMSNMDIDGDDTRCLVWMGDLIDMENNAQGGENLYVRTYVLQGNLRKVKTIKMVLPFVSSLLIFVCVVFIWAYVNRGNHASKGVWQRIMRVYSRTCKELVDSNTEFPILRFRTIVVATNNFSESSILGQGGFGNVYKARSPCTDNWIINGRSNLPYSIIPHVSGQVGRW; this is translated from the exons ATGCCAATGATGCATTCCCTCTCTGTTTATGCCATCCTTTTGTTTCTCTCTTGGCCATTCAGCTCGGTGCCTCTCTGTGCATCCGACCACCTACTTGTCCCTGGCAAGCCGCTCTCCCCTGGTAGTGTTCTTGTCTCGGAAGACGAAGTTTTCGCCCTCGGGTTCTTCTCCCCATCATCATCAAACTCCACCAAGAAGCACTACTACGTCGGAATATGGTACAACGACATTCCGGAGTGCACCGTGGTATGGGTCTCCAACCGGGCCGCTCCCATCACAAACCTTTCCTCTGTGAATCTTGCCGTAACCAGCAGCTCCGACATAGTGATATCTGATAGCAATGGCCGTGTCCTTTGGAGGACGAACAACAACATCAACATCATCAATTCATCATTGACTACCGCCATCTCGGTGGTAGCGATGCTGGAGAACACTGGAAACTTCATCCTCCGGTCGTTGGCCGACGGTGCCATACTGTGGCAAAGCTTCGACCAGCCTACCGACACCCTCCTGCCCGGCATGAATCTCAGGCTCAGCCACAACATGCATCCACTGCAGCAACTGGTTGCTTGGAAAGGCCAGCAAGACCCGGCACCTGGCGTGTTCTCCTACGGCGCAGACCCCAACAATCTCCTGCAAAGCTTCGTCTGGAATGGCTCGAGGCCACACCGGCGAAGCCCGGTATGGATAAACTACCTCCTCCGTTTGTACTACATGGATATGTTCAAGTCTACCATCTACATGGCGTTGCatcacgccggcgacgaggtttaCATGTCGTTCGGCATGCCAACCGGCTCCTTCGCCGTGTTGGTTAGGATCAATATTGACTACTCAGGTAAGGTAACTGTCCTAAGCTGGGAAAGCAACATGTCGGTATGGAGAGCCCTGTACGCAGAGCCTGAACATGAGTGCAATACGTATAGCTACTGTGGTCCTTATGGTTACTGCGACAACACAGAAATCATCCCAGTGTGCAAGTGCTTGGATGGTTTCGAGCCGAGGGACGATAAAGGATGGATCGTCGGACGTTTCTTGCAGGGATGCCGCCGGAAGGAGGTGCGAAGGTGTACCCGTGGAGACGGGTTCTTGACCTTTTCGGGCATGAAGGTCCCTGACAAGTTCCTCCATGTCCCGAACAAAAGCTTTGATGAGTGCACTGAGGAATGCAAAAGCAATTGCTCATGTGTGGCATATGCTTACTCCAGTATGAGCAACATGGATATCGACGGAGATGACACAAGGTGCCTGGTATGGATGGGGGATTTGATCGACATGGAGAACAACGCACAAGGAGGGGAGAACCTCTATGTTCGGACTTACGTATTACAAG GTAACCTGAGAAAGGTCAAAACTATAAAAATGGTATTACCATTTGTGTCAAGTTTGTTGATCTTCGTATGCGTGGTGTTTATTTGGGCCTATGTCAATAGAG GCAATCATGCTAGCAAAGGTGTCTGGCAAAGGATCATGCGAGTATATTCAAGAACTTGTAAGGAACTCGTTGATAGTAACACAGAGTTTCCCATTTTGAGATTCCGAACAATTGTTGTCGCGACAAATAATTTCTCCGAATCTAGCATTCTCGGCCAAGGAGGTTTTGGCAATGTTTATAAGGCAAGAAGTCCCTGTACTGATAATTGGATCATTAATGGAAGATCTAACCTTCCTTACTCAATAATACCTCATGTTTCAGGGCAAGTTGGAAGATGGTAA